One window from the genome of Erwinia sorbitola encodes:
- a CDS encoding helix-turn-helix transcriptional regulator, which translates to MELQEEKPRSNTSALIAMMEHLSEPWGIKAPDSQHLYMNKAAYLYTNTPKNFDIEGRLDSDFPAAWAECEDELIEHDRRTQASNGRVAVIETHYWYGQKTLTPFVCEKIPLYGENGDFIGIAWSAKQLNTMSPLKYITRQKPGLFTTEVNNDLFTRSELDTLFLMLQRLSTKEIARIYNLSHRTVENRIYNIYQKAGVHTLNQFEEYCRHAGLDNFIPDRLIEKGIQFI; encoded by the coding sequence ATGGAATTACAGGAAGAGAAACCGCGATCAAATACCAGCGCACTGATTGCCATGATGGAACACCTGTCCGAACCCTGGGGAATTAAAGCTCCTGATTCACAGCACCTGTATATGAATAAAGCGGCGTATTTGTATACCAATACGCCCAAAAACTTCGATATTGAAGGCAGGCTGGATAGTGATTTCCCTGCGGCATGGGCTGAGTGTGAAGATGAACTTATTGAGCACGACCGACGCACCCAGGCCAGTAACGGACGGGTCGCCGTAATTGAAACTCACTACTGGTACGGGCAGAAAACCCTGACGCCCTTTGTCTGCGAGAAAATCCCGCTATACGGCGAAAACGGGGATTTTATTGGTATTGCCTGGAGTGCAAAACAGCTCAACACCATGTCGCCGCTGAAATACATCACCCGGCAGAAACCCGGTCTGTTCACCACCGAGGTGAACAACGATCTTTTTACCCGTTCCGAGCTTGATACGCTCTTTTTGATGCTGCAACGCCTGTCCACTAAAGAGATTGCGCGCATTTATAATCTCAGCCACCGCACCGTAGAGAACCGGATCTATAACATTTATCAGAAAGCCGGGGTGCATACTTTGAATCAGTTCGAAGAGTATTGCCGCCATGCCGGACTGGATAATTTCATCCCAGATCGTCTGATTGAAAAAGGCATTCAGTTTATTTAA
- a CDS encoding GNAT family N-acetyltransferase, producing the protein MKITVTDSPAAADEAFVIDSLWQHNAKTTPVDIHPLFLTLRDEQDQIMAGLVARTWWGGLEVQYLWVSDACRGKGVGRDLMLSAEREAKKRGCHMAYVDTFDFQATGFYEKLGYSAYGKLGDYAHLHTRYYLAKKI; encoded by the coding sequence ATGAAGATCACTGTAACTGATAGTCCAGCCGCCGCTGATGAAGCCTTCGTCATCGACAGTCTGTGGCAACACAATGCAAAAACAACACCGGTTGATATCCATCCCCTCTTTCTTACGCTGCGCGATGAACAGGATCAGATTATGGCTGGTCTGGTGGCAAGAACCTGGTGGGGAGGGCTGGAAGTGCAATATTTATGGGTCAGCGATGCCTGCCGCGGCAAAGGTGTAGGGCGTGATCTGATGCTGTCGGCGGAACGGGAAGCGAAAAAACGCGGCTGTCATATGGCCTACGTTGATACTTTTGATTTCCAGGCAACCGGATTTTACGAAAAGTTAGGCTACTCCGCTTATGGCAAGCTCGGTGATTATGCACATCTGCATACCCGATATTATCTGGCGAAAAAGATCTGA
- a CDS encoding cytosine permease, with protein MIRIEDYPLSRVPENKRVSFLSVAVVHMGMLTALDQFMLGAVLGDSMSLASAFLAILAGSVIFGIVTFGLGYAGMKEGVSGSLLARWCGFGRIGSVLIGLVVAVSLLGWFGIQNAIFAKSLNFALGGALGFPLAASLSGLLLTVLVTFGFKALRVTARIAVPLFICLVAFISFQTLSGHTLQQIIDLPPTGTPLTISAAITMVVGGAIVASLMTPDLTRYSRSSKHVAGVTLLTIIAGEFIVNGLAIMIARTLQTADVVTIMSQVAGGVGLLVVILSTLRVNDLNLYSSSLGVINAVEGICGKKLQYRNTTLVIGLLGTLLSVLGILDRFVDFLTVLGVVFPPILGIMLVDYLLLRTHRTALDRSRAEGKLPADSDTPTIGWTAIIATLIGSVIGLLTEWGVPTINSLLVSCVIYYVLARALRSRAIAPSL; from the coding sequence TTGATCCGTATTGAAGATTACCCGTTAAGTCGCGTGCCTGAAAACAAACGCGTCTCGTTTTTAAGCGTTGCCGTAGTACATATGGGCATGCTGACCGCACTGGATCAATTTATGCTTGGCGCGGTACTGGGGGATTCGATGAGTCTGGCCTCTGCGTTTCTGGCTATTCTGGCTGGCAGCGTTATTTTTGGCATAGTGACTTTCGGGCTGGGCTATGCCGGAATGAAAGAAGGCGTTTCCGGGAGCCTTCTGGCACGCTGGTGCGGTTTTGGCCGTATCGGTTCGGTGCTGATTGGTCTGGTTGTTGCCGTCAGTCTGCTGGGCTGGTTTGGCATTCAAAACGCCATCTTCGCCAAATCGCTGAATTTTGCACTAGGCGGCGCCCTGGGTTTCCCGCTGGCGGCCAGCCTTTCGGGTCTGCTGCTGACCGTATTAGTAACTTTTGGCTTTAAAGCGCTGCGTGTTACTGCGCGTATTGCGGTGCCACTGTTTATCTGCCTGGTGGCTTTTATCTCCTTCCAGACGCTCTCCGGCCACACGCTACAGCAAATTATTGACCTGCCGCCAACGGGCACTCCGCTGACTATCAGCGCAGCGATTACCATGGTGGTGGGCGGAGCGATTGTTGCCAGCCTGATGACGCCAGATCTGACACGTTATTCCCGCTCATCAAAGCATGTTGCCGGGGTCACGCTGCTGACGATTATTGCCGGGGAGTTTATCGTCAACGGGCTGGCGATTATGATCGCCCGCACACTACAAACCGCCGATGTTGTGACAATTATGTCGCAGGTCGCTGGGGGCGTGGGGCTGCTGGTGGTGATCCTCTCCACGCTGCGCGTCAACGACTTAAACCTCTACTCCTCTTCCCTTGGTGTCATTAATGCCGTTGAGGGTATATGTGGCAAAAAGCTGCAATATCGTAATACGACTCTGGTGATCGGTCTGCTGGGTACGCTGCTCTCTGTGCTGGGTATTCTTGATCGCTTCGTGGACTTCCTCACCGTGCTGGGAGTAGTGTTTCCGCCCATTCTTGGCATTATGCTGGTGGATTATCTGCTGCTGCGTACCCATCGCACCGCATTGGACAGAAGCCGTGCTGAAGGAAAACTGCCAGCGGATAGCGATACACCAACCATTGGCTGGACGGCGATTATTGCCACGCTAATTGGAAGTGTGATTGGTCTGCTGACCGAGTGGGGCGTGCCAACGATTAACTCGCTGCTGGTATCGTGCGTTATTTATTACGTGCTCGCGCGGGCATTACGCAGCCGCGCAATAGCTCCGTCGCTGTAA